In a genomic window of Candidatus Paceibacterota bacterium:
- the pilO gene encoding type 4a pilus biogenesis protein PilO translates to MPTKARDIQLLIYFIICVLIFCVAYFFVYPSLIEVKKAKKESVALIQILKEKEETLEEFNGVAAKYKTNSAKIKKIEGLLLDENSDKLLMLIHFDVLASRNKMSVSSFSFGEVEGSESNLGVLPVSLTVDGSYGNFKGFLDDVAKSIPLMEVETINFSVGEEGETGEKTPPNMNSFSLVIKVYTKSIVEVSKEEGAAATEGENINQETTPQAVPQETQNIPQ, encoded by the coding sequence ATGCCAACAAAGGCTCGCGACATTCAACTTCTGATTTATTTCATTATTTGTGTTTTGATATTCTGCGTTGCTTATTTTTTTGTTTATCCCAGCTTGATAGAAGTAAAAAAGGCGAAGAAAGAATCTGTTGCACTAATTCAGATTCTTAAAGAAAAAGAAGAAACACTAGAAGAATTTAATGGTGTTGCTGCAAAATATAAGACAAACTCAGCTAAGATAAAAAAAATAGAAGGGCTTTTACTTGATGAAAATTCAGATAAGCTTTTAATGTTAATTCATTTTGATGTTTTAGCCTCAAGAAATAAAATGTCAGTATCGAGTTTCTCTTTTGGAGAAGTTGAGGGTTCAGAAAGTAATCTTGGAGTTTTACCTGTCAGCCTGACCGTTGATGGTTCTTATGGTAATTTTAAGGGATTTCTAGATGACGTTGCAAAAAGTATTCCTTTAATGGAAGTTGAAACAATAAATTTTTCAGTGGGGGAGGAAGGAGAAACCGGAGAAAAAACTCCTCCTAATATGAATTCTTTTTCTTTAGTTATAAAAGTTTATACAAAATCTATAGTAGAAGTATCTAAAGAAGAGGGAGCAGCAGCGACCGAGGGAGAGAATATCAACCAAGAAACAACTCCG